A region of Deinococcus apachensis DSM 19763 DNA encodes the following proteins:
- a CDS encoding metallophosphoesterase family protein yields MRLLLLSDIHANQTALEAVLADAGSRPYDEVVHLGDALGYGPHPRQVLNTLRELDAVCLLGNHEQMLLDAVDGQRVRVGGVVADALAWQQLQLSERDLKWVRAWPDGLDSPEVGARYRHGTPVSLDTYTDSVTAARDAFTRWGGRLGFVGHTHLPAVYATLNAPVGEWIKHQAFPQGGSYLVPPGARVILNPGSVGQPRDGNPQASYALFDSTRGHFEVFRVAYDVGRAQEAAMAAGLPPVLAARLAIGK; encoded by the coding sequence GTGCGGCTCCTGCTGCTGTCCGACATTCACGCGAACCAGACGGCGCTGGAAGCCGTGTTGGCCGACGCCGGGTCCCGGCCCTACGACGAGGTGGTCCACCTCGGCGACGCCCTGGGTTACGGCCCCCACCCCCGGCAGGTGCTGAACACGCTGCGCGAGCTGGACGCCGTGTGCCTGCTGGGCAACCACGAGCAGATGCTGCTGGACGCCGTGGACGGTCAGCGGGTCCGGGTGGGCGGAGTGGTCGCCGACGCGCTCGCCTGGCAGCAGCTCCAGCTCTCCGAGCGGGACCTGAAGTGGGTGCGCGCCTGGCCCGATGGCCTGGACTCGCCCGAGGTGGGCGCTCGCTACCGCCACGGCACCCCCGTCAGCCTGGACACCTACACCGACTCCGTCACTGCTGCCCGCGACGCCTTCACACGCTGGGGCGGCCGTCTGGGCTTCGTGGGGCACACGCACCTGCCCGCCGTGTACGCGACCCTCAACGCCCCGGTCGGGGAGTGGATCAAGCACCAGGCCTTCCCGCAGGGCGGGAGTTACCTCGTGCCGCCGGGCGCCCGGGTGATCCTGAATCCCGGCAGCGTCGGGCAGCCCCGCGACGGCAACCCGCAGGCCAGCTACGCCCTCTTTGACAGCACACGCGGCCACTTCGAGGTCTTCCGGGTAGCTTACGACGTCGGGCGGGCGCAGGAGGCGGCGATGGCAGCCGGGCTGCCCCCGGTGCTCGCAGCGCGGCTGGCGATTGGGAAGTAG
- a CDS encoding DNA polymerase III subunit delta', with protein MTSTALLHGPLLEQTGDFRGNALLLTGPARVGKRDVALAVTAQHNCSGTRGMYGEACGVCPSCRAFAAGAHPDLLVVEPRATTSTGKAARRKVIPIGAILEARDKGREYETHVFEFLEVRPTFRRRVVIVDGAEHLGAEAANALLKLVEEPPHRALFVFLSEDVRAVIPTIVSRSVRLSVTPAPDRAIERTLTRAGETPDAELVAFAAGRAGVLADREAVRGTLTDAAEFTHALNTGLLSALEAAERLEKRWNADWHPEALRFTWRTLSAHERARADAALEALQTALEAYASPSLSFQVFALNLREALGEG; from the coding sequence ATGACTTCCACTGCTCTCCTTCACGGCCCGCTGCTCGAACAGACGGGCGACTTCCGGGGCAATGCCCTGCTGCTCACCGGCCCGGCTAGGGTGGGCAAGCGCGACGTGGCTCTGGCAGTCACCGCCCAGCACAACTGCTCGGGCACGCGCGGCATGTACGGCGAGGCGTGTGGAGTATGCCCCTCCTGCCGGGCCTTCGCGGCGGGCGCCCACCCCGACCTCCTGGTCGTCGAGCCCCGCGCCACCACCTCGACCGGCAAGGCCGCACGGCGCAAGGTCATCCCCATCGGCGCGATCCTGGAGGCCCGCGACAAGGGCCGCGAGTACGAGACGCACGTGTTCGAGTTCCTGGAGGTCCGGCCCACCTTCCGCCGCCGCGTGGTGATCGTGGATGGGGCCGAGCACCTCGGGGCGGAGGCGGCGAACGCCCTCCTGAAGCTCGTCGAGGAACCGCCGCACCGGGCGCTGTTCGTCTTCCTCTCTGAGGATGTGCGCGCCGTCATTCCCACCATCGTGAGCCGCAGCGTCCGCCTGAGCGTCACGCCCGCCCCCGACCGCGCCATTGAGCGCACCCTGACCCGGGCGGGCGAAACGCCAGATGCGGAACTCGTTGCCTTCGCCGCCGGGCGGGCCGGGGTGCTGGCCGACCGGGAGGCCGTGCGCGGCACCCTGACCGACGCCGCCGAATTCACCCATGCGCTGAATACCGGCCTGCTGTCCGCCCTGGAGGCTGCCGAGCGGCTGGAGAAGCGCTGGAATGCCGACTGGCACCCCGAGGCGTTGCGCTTCACCTGGCGCACCCTCTCCGCCCACGAGCGCGCCCGCGCGGACGCCGCCCTGGAGGCCCTGCAAACGGCGCTGGAGGCCTACGCCAGCCCCAGCCTGAGCTTCCAGGTCTTCGCCCTCAACCTGCGGGAGGCGCTGGGGGAGGGGTAA